From Ictidomys tridecemlineatus isolate mIctTri1 chromosome 2, mIctTri1.hap1, whole genome shotgun sequence, the proteins below share one genomic window:
- the LOC144368092 gene encoding uncharacterized protein LOC144368092 — protein sequence MYIADKNYEYEEPHRKFIIGNNATKHLYTHFPKMFCKDKKHGSFSLQCLKLVTDPNIHKQDKSYKYETYETALNPLAVLIQYKKICTGKEPQNFKSCIKVSDCSTLSKYHIYYSSDKPCMFKEYDKTFNQKSLPVKHQSIHAQEKPCNCKASLKFNNFSTISQSLRCHNSDKFCKCKECGQAFNQSSVVVCQKIDVNESSEKCKETSKALQQNSTLTPNQRDHSGEKTYKCEVCGKAFNRRSLVIQHQKIHTGEKPYKCKEIDKVFNERLLLTEHHRKHTGGKPYKCKECNNAFNRKSDLTKHQKIHTEKKPYKCKECSKGFNRKSDLNKHQKVHTGEKPYRCKECGKCFIQRSILTYHLRVHTGEKPYTCKECGKTFRHYSSIFKHLRIHTGEKPYKCEQCGKSFNQKYNLVQHQIIHTGEKPYKCKECGKGFNYRSVLIEHHRIHTGENPYKCKECGKAFRRHSSIIKHLRSHSGKKPYKCEQCGKCFSQKSNLVQHQRIHNGEKPYKCEECAKAFSQRSLLNDHRRIHTGENPYKCKDCGKAFRQYSCIFQHQKIHTGEKPYKCKECGKAFKQNSAFTNHQRIHTGDKPYKCKECGMAFARRSALTRHHSIHTAEKPYKCKECGKAFKHISAFTNHQRIHTGEKPYKCKECGKAFRHHSSIIKHRRIHTGEKPYKCRECGKSFRHHSSIIKHQRMHTGETPYKCEQCGKTFNQKSNLVRHQRIHTGEKPYKCKECDKSFSERSVLVEHHRIHTGHNPYKCKECDKSFRHRSSFIKHRRIHTGEKPYICKECDKTFNQKSGLVQHQRIHTRETKYV from the coding sequence ATGTATATtgctgataaaaattatgaatatgaaGAGCCTCATAGAAAGTTTATCATTGGTAACAATGCCACAAAACATCTGTATACTCATTTTCCAAAGATGTTTTGCAAAGATAAAAAGCATGGTAGTTTTTCTCTTCAGTGCTTAAAACTTGTTACCGATCCAAATATTCATAAGCAAGACAAATCTTACAAATATGAGACATATGAAACAGCTCTTAATCCACTTGCAGTCCTCAttcaatataagaaaatttgtaCTGGGAAAGAACCCCAAAACTTTAAAAGTTGTATCAAAGTATCTGATTGCTCAACCCTTAGTAAATACCACATATACTACAGCAGTGATAAACCCTGCATGTTTAAAGAATATGACAAAACTTTTAATCAGAAATCGCTACCTGTCAAGCATCAGAGCATCCATGCCCAAGAGAAGCCCTGTAATTGTAAAGCAAGTCTCAAGTTTAACAATTTCTCAACCATTTCTCAATCCTTGAGATGTCATAACAGTGACAAATTctgcaaatgtaaagaatgtggccaAGCTTTTAATCAAAGCTCAGTTGTTGTATGCCAGAAAATTGATGTTAATGAGAGCTCTGAGAAATGTAAAGAAACTTCCAAAGCCTTACAACAAAATTCAACCCTTACTCCAAACCAAAGGGATCATTCTGGGGAGAAGACTTACAAATGTGAAgtatgtggcaaagcttttaatcgaagATCTCTTGTTATTcaacaccagaaaattcatactggagagaaaccatacaaatgtaaagaaattgACAAAGTTTTTAATGAAAGATTACTGCTAACTGAACATCACAGAAAACATACTGGAgggaagccctacaaatgtaaagaatgtaaCAAtgcttttaatcgaaaatcagACCTTACTaaacaccagaaaattcatactgaaaagaagccctacaaatgtaaagaatgtagcAAAGGTTTTAATCGAAAATCAGATCTTAATAAACACCAGAaagttcatactggagagaagccctacagatgtaaagaatgtggcaaatgTTTTATTCAGAGATCAATACTTACATATCACCTGAgagttcatactggagagaagccctacacatgtaaagaatgtggcaaaactttcAGGCACTATTCAAGCATTTTCAAACACCTgagaattcatactggggagaagccctacaaatgtgaacaATGTGGCAAATCATTTAATCAAAAATATAATCTTGTTCAACACCAGATaatccatactggagagaaaccatataaatgtaaagaatgtggcaaaggttTTAATTATAGATCAGTGCTTATTGAACACCatagaattcatactggagagaatccctacaaatgtaaagaatgtggcaaagcttttaggcGTCATTCCAGCATTATCAAACACCTGAGAAGTCATAGTGgaaagaagccctacaaatgtgaacaATGTGGCAAATGTTTTAGTCAGAAATCAAATCTGGtacaacaccagagaattcataatggcgagaaaccatacaaatgtgaagaatgtgccAAAGCTTTTAGTCAAAGATCACTACTTAATGATCACCgtagaattcatactggagaaaatccctacaaatgtaaagactgtGGCAAGGCTTTTAGGCAATATTCATGCATCTTCcaacaccagaaaattcatactggagagaagccctacaaatgtaaagaatgtggcaaagcttttaagcAAAATTCAGCATTTACTAAtcaccagagaatccacactggagataagccctacaaatgtaaagaatgtggcatgGCTTTTGCCCGAAGATCAGCACTTACTAGACACCACAGCATTCATACTgcagaaaagccctacaaatgtaaagaatgtggcaaagcttttaagcATATTTCAGCATTTACTAAtcaccagagaatccacactggagagaagccctacaaatgtaaagaatgtggcaaagcttttaggcATCATTCAAGCATTATCAAACATCgtagaattcatactggagaaaaaccctacaaatgtagagaatgtggcaaatcTTTTAGGCATCACTCAAGCATTATCAAACACCAGAGAATGCATACTGGAGAGACACCCTACAAATGTGAACAATGTGGCAAAACATTTAATCAGAAATCAAACCTTGTTcgacaccagagaattcatactggagagaagccgtacaaatgtaaagaatgtgacaaaTCTTTCAGTGAAAGGTCTGTGCTTGTGGAACACCACAGAATTCATACTGGACATaatccctacaaatgtaaagaatgtgataaATCCTTTAGGCATCGTTCAAGCTTTATCAAACACCggaggattcatactggagagaagccctacatatgtaaagaatgtgacaaaacttttaatcaaaaatcaggCCTTgttcaacaccagagaattcatactagAGAGACTAAATACgtttaa